The window tttttttctttttttgattttatgtttttctcCTTATGAGTGCTCtgggtttagtttttttttttttttttttttggggggggggggcattaTTGTACTTATTTGCTGTTATTACTTAATTTAAATCCTAAAATAAACAACTTTGTCTAAAATATATCTAAATATATTAACTAATTGCCATACTCCAACGTGTCATactcttatttttcaaaaattgtcatACCCCTGTACTCGAGTCGTGCAACATAGCCTAAAACGGCTGGTGGAAAGGATGGGTTATTGTGGAATTGTACTCTAGCTCGGGAGAGTATCAAGTGAAAAAAGCTTATGAGCAACTGTGTCATCAAGAAAGCAATTTACAACAGATGAGAGAtctaaattttccaaaataaatttGGTCTCTGATCAGGAAAGTCAAACTCCCTTTGAAAATTCTTAGTTTTATATGGAGACTTCTTCAAGACTGCCTTCTTGTGCTCCCAAATCTTAGCAGTAAAGGCATCTTAgtcactcatatatatatatatatatatatatatatgctctaggggtgtccacgggtcgggccGGGTCGGTTTTGGGCCCAAACCGAACTCGACCCGGTTGAATCGGTTTTTTATATTTGGGACCCGTATTCGACCGAATATCGGGTCGGATCCGACATTTCGGGTAATCGGTTTGTCCGGGTCGGAGTCATCGGTTTCACGGGTCTGGGCCTCAGATTGGGCCGGACTTTTTGCCATTGTTAAAATCACAGAAAATTCActtttttgggcctttttacttaattaattttgaaataaaacttCCAGCATAACAAAACTAGACCTATTGGGCCATCAATCAGGACAAatcaaaaaggcccaaaacaaaaCTAGACCTATTGGGCTATCAGTCAGGACAAATCAAAAAGGCCCAAATAAGGCTTATTCATTTTATCACCTGTGATCAACACAACACACCAAAAAGTCTGTTATTTTTTAGTCACTTGTGATCTGAAACAAGAAGCACCTATCATTAGGCAGAAACTAAACACAATCAACTAATCTTATTCATTTTATCACCTGTGATCAAACCAAAATCCCAATACCTAATCTTTCCCAcattaagaacaaaaaataaataaacacaatcaACTAATCTTTAATCTGTAAAACACCACAAAAGGCACCTAAGCAGTAAACTGCTCAACACCCATAAAACCTGCAAACTACAACAAATAACATTTCCAATTTTCcagcaataaaataaatcacaacaGAATACTATACTGCAATATTCCAACAGATATACATACTTAGTAACATAAAGGCAGTCACTGAAAGTTTTTTGGGCAGTAACCCATAAGGCAGAAAGCTTGCTAGTTATACAATGTTCCAAGctatataattaattacaacAATCAAATACCATAGGCATaggtatttccaaaaaatagcttTTCCAAAGCATTGAATGACTACTCTATAGTTTAAGTCTATaactaatagaaaagaaaacctatgaactaagatttcttttctataaGTATTGACAGTTGAGTATTGTTACAAGTTAGAAAAGCAATATGTCCAAAAAAGCTTccaaatatttccaaaatgctgccttctttacaaaataatttacCATCCTCCtacaatagacaaaaaaatattcaacaaacaATACATTAGTATCAACCAACTAGTAAGGAAACCAAGTTTATAATAGTAAGGGACTATAAAGGCAGAATCATACCAAGTCAGTGATTAATCATCAATGCTAATCAAGGGTCGTTTGCCTGAAGTGGAACCCTTGCTTGAGCTAGTATTTGCTGTTGGTTGTTCatttaaaactagaaaagaataggaaataaacacaataaacacaaataaattaaattttgcttgaATACATGAgacattcaataaaattaatacactaagtttcagaatttaagcATATTACCTAAGTCAAGTAACTCCTCCTCCAATGCCTCAACATCATCCCTTGACTGGCGATGAGAAATTGGAACTGTGGCttgaagccaattttgtgaacatACAAGGTTTTGAACCATGAGAGGAGATAGTGCACTTCGAAATGGATCAACAATTCGACCTCCAGTGCTAAATGCTGACTCAGATGCAACAGTGGAAACTGGCACAGCCAGCACATTCTTAACTACTTTAGACAACACTTGGTACCTATTACAATTTTCCCTCCACCACTCCAATATCTCAAAATTTGCATCCTTTCTACCATCACAGTTTTCAGCCAAATACCTCTCAAGCTCATTACTACAACCTACAGATTGCTCAACTTGCAAAAAACGTTCATATCGCGAGTGAACCATCACATATGGATCACTAGCATCAGTTTCTAATTCTGTCCTCTCACTCCCACTTTGATCTTGCACATTTGGTGAATGAATAGAAGtgtaaaaattatacaacttaAACAAAAGGTCTTTCACCTTATCAACCATCACTTCTGCAACTGCATTCccataaatttcagaaaatgaaaacttcaaaaacctcaatttttttcGTGGATCAAAGACCACAGCCACATACAAAAGAGGATTAATTTTATCTCCTTCCCCCCAATACTTCTCAAACTTAGTTTGCATGTTTGTGGCTGTGCTTTTCAAGAGAGTGTTTTGGGATTTAACTAAACTGGAAATACTCTCCTGAATAACAAAGATCTCATCATAGAAGGCATTTGAAGTAACATACAATGAACCAGAAAATTTCTTTGTTGCATTATAAAACAGCCTTAAGAAAGTCACAAATGCCCTACAATTTTGGAAATCAGTCATACATGGAGACCCCAAACCACCACTATCTTCCTTGGTCCTAAAGTACGACGAATAACCATCATCTTCAAAATCCATTCGGAGGAacactttctcaaatttttcagCAGTTTCTAACATGATATAGGTCGAGTTCCACCTAGTAGGTACATCTAGACTGAGAAGACTCTTGGACTCCATACCTAACCTCTCCATAAAACTCCTAAAAGTCTGACTTCTATTGGGTGAGGACTTCACATACCTCACAGCTTCACGCACCTTAGCAACAGATGCATCTATCTCTTTTAAACCCTCCCCCACAATGAGATTTAGGATATGGGCACAACACCTCATGTGCATGTATTCATTTCCTAAAACTGCCCCATTCCAATCTTTAGTCACCCtttgcaaaaatttaattgttgttaaatttgAACTAGCATTATCCACCGTCAAGGTGAATATCCCATCAATACCCCACTCACGCAACGACATCTCAATCTTTCTACCTATAGTCTCCCCCTTGTGATCttcaacttgacaaaaatttagAATTCTCTTATGCAATTTCCAAGCATCATCAATAAAGTGACAAGTCAGacacatataatttaaattctgaaTAGAAGTCCATGTGTCCGTAGTGAGACACACCCTACAACCCTTCAAGGATTTCCttagcttctctctctcactattatAAATGCCAATCACATCCCTAGCCACAGTTTGACGAGATGGGATATCCTTTAATCTAAGCTTAGGTTGTAAGGTACTTACAAATTTCTTAAACCCATACCCCTCGACATACCTAAAAGGCAACTCATCAATTATAACCATTTCGGCCAATGCCTTTCTAGAAGCCTCAACAGAAAAGGATGTTGACACAAGGTGGAATCCGTCTTCTCCAtcctttttgggtacaaaagcTAATGTTTTCTGCCCTCTAACTACATCTTCTCTATTAGGGTTCTTGGGGCATATTGGCATATGAGCTAACAAATTACTAGTACCACAACTCTTACTATCAGCATTATAAGATTTTTGACAATAATTACAGATAGCCTTAGTTTTACTAGTATCACCCTCACCtatctttactttttcaaaGTGACCCCAAACAACAGACTTTTTCCTACCACTACAAACACCACTAACAGGAGCTGTCATACTCACTTGGCATGGTGGAACTGGGGGCAACTCAGAAGCAGCAGCTGCTTCAGCTTGGGTAGCAGCAGAATCTTCAACTTGGGGGGTGGGAATAGCACCATCATCTTCTGTAGCAGCTGGTGTTTGGACAGAGGGTTCATTAGTGTTGGTTTCCATGacctaaaaaaacaaagatacaTATTAGCAAACTAGAGTAACAAGTATAATTAAtagctttaataataataataataataataatcaataataaCCACACACCAAAAAGGAAAACCAGTATCCTGGAACCACACATTTTAATAAACATAATCAAACGAGATTATTAGAAAGAAAGATCACATGATTCACACATCTCTTCTTAGCAGTGACAAATTGCATGATCATACTAATCACATCATAACAATCTTCTCATACAAAGCAAGGTAAatattctaaaactttaaaaacaacCCTCATGAATTACATTCAATAGTTTCCCTTTCCACAttctatttatcatttaaattactCTGCCccttttgtaaaaagaaatatcaaaCAACCACCACAATCAACTAATCACATCATAACAATCTTCTTATACAAAGCAAGGTAAAtgttctaaaactttaaaaacaacCCTCATGAATTACATTCAATAGTTTCCCTTTCAACAttctatttatcatttaaattactCTGCCCCTTAGTTAAAAAGAAACATCAAACAACCACCACAATCAACTAATCACATCATAACAATCTTCTCATACAAAGCAAGGTAAAtgttctaaaactttaaaaacaacCCTCATAAATTACATTCAATAGTTTCCCTTTCAACAttctatttatcatttaaattactCTGCCCCTTAGTTAAAAAGAAACATCAAACAACCACCACAATCAACTAATCACATCATAACAATATTCTCATACAAAGCAAGGTAAAtgttctaaaactttaaaaacaacCCTCATGAATTACATTCAATAGTTTCCCTTTTTCAACAttctatttatcatttaaattgcTCTGTCccttttgtaaaaagaaatatcaaataacCACCACAATCactacattctttttttttttttactaaatacaAGGGAAAGCAGAAACCATACCTTGAAGAAAACCGTGGGTTTCAAACTTGAGGACAGATAATGATACTTGGATTCAGCTTTCAATcctgaataaaattaaaacaggatcaaaattaattaaagaaaaatacaaagaacagaagtaaaatagttaggatatctaaattttaaatacaaaggAAAGCAAAAACTACCTTGAAGAAAACCGTGGGTGTATGGGTTTCACACTTCAGAGCAGATAATGATACTTGGAGACTGGAGTCAGCTTTCAATCctatataaaactaaaacaagatcaaaattgatttaagaaaagaacaaagaacaaaagtaaaatagttAGGGTTTCTAAGTTATTTTTAGTTAGGGTTTCATAGTatgaacaaagaacaaaagtaaaatagttAGGGTTTCTAAGTTATTTTTAGTTAGGGTTTCATAGTATGAATCtgattttaacatttgattacttgattatttgattttaacataGGGTTTCATAggattatttgattttaacatttgatttcCATCACAAATGAAACCAACGAgactaacaaaaaagaaagatgagaaacaaagaaaaaatacctTACTGACTCCGTGAAGAGTACACGGGGTGAGGACTCCGGCGGTAGCTATGGAGAGAGGAGTGGACAGCGGCGGCGGTGCTAGGCGTTGGAGGCGGAGAGGGGACTGGGTAACAGCATTGGAGGCGGCtagggtttggatttggataaGCAGTAGTTTGGATTTGGGGAAACGGTTTAGAATTTATAGAGTGTGAGAttgtgagagtttgagagagtttgagagagcaGGTAAAGAACTGAGAGTGTGAGACTGAAGAAGTGAAGACTGAAGAGGTGAGGAAGAGTGAAAAGGGAAGGAGAAGGCGTGAATGGGAAGCCATGTCCATGACCTGACCTTTGGCTCTGAAGTGAAAACTGAAGAAGACTAGAAGAGTGAAGACCGAAACTGAAGAGTAGTGGCTTGAATGAGTTGAATCCGTTTGGTTTGACTGTTTTGAGTCTTTTTGAGATATCAGATCTTTCCCCTTTATttctaaccgttagattggcTCTCCATCTTGTATTCTAGCCGTTGATTAATAATGGGTTATTGTGCCACTGGTGACCGGTCATTTCATGCCCAGTTGAGTCAGTTTTCCTCTCATCAACACccttcattttaaattttaatttgagatcAAACGGCTGTTATTTATGTTGGGAACGTGTGAGGGAAATCTGGGCTGTCATTGCTGGGATGGGCTGTCTGGACTCTGGCCACATGTCaaatctacctttttttttttttattataaataattcgGTCGGATCGGTTTTACCGggtgaaatattttgaaacccGGGTCCGATCCGAACTATTCGGATTTTTTAAATGTCAATCCGTGACTGACCGTGGAGTGGATTCGGAGCCGCCCGTGGACCTTCGGTTCGGGCGGTTTCGGGCGGGCGGGTCGGTTGATGCGGATCCTTGGACACCCCTAATATTATGCTCCATGTGAAATGAAAGTAGTGAAAATTCGTCACACCTCTTTCTCTATTGCCCCTATGGCTAGAGTTGTGTGGCTTCGGTTTGTTCTTCCTATCAGAACTACGTACAGAGCTCAATCATATTGAGCGTTGGAAGTGATTATTTGAGCATAAAATATAACATAGTTTCTTAACtagttttttaaatatatttttacacaattttccaATGCATTATTTGCCATGTTCCACCAATGCTGGGGTTCATATGCCTTTTTGGTACCTCCTTTTTCAAAGCAAGGCAGGATAACTACCCTACAAAATGCTCCGGCTGCTGAGCTTTATATACCCAtcagttttcagtttcttcATTTTCCAATCATTCATGATACCATTTGCGTAATACCATTTGCATCTCTCAGTGATTAACATGAATAGTGACCAGGTAACTAACATGAACCCTTTGGTAGACGCATTTTCCGTATCAAACGTTGTACAGTTCCATTTCAATTCAAAACGAAGTCTGCTTGACTCCCCCCATCAGGATCCACCCACAATTAagacaacaataacaaccaagtCTTGTTCCCAAAATTCTGAGGTAATCTCTGGATCCTCAACAGTCTAGTTAGGTCGGACATcacatattctttttttttttttttttttcttttgacaagTAATTGAGGTCATACCCTGCAATTTCATCTAGGAGTGAAGGCTATGTAACATGTTAGCACAAAAACTAACACTATAGCACATACCACTTTTTCCTGCCTAACAGGtggtgtttgtatttttttaaggaaaaagtaCAAAGAACGAAATCATACATAGGACACCTGTCAGGAAAATACTAATACCATAGACAATTAAATGAACATACAACATCACAAAAGGGCAAGATTTtcaacaaagcaaaaaaatgtGTAGCAC of the Quercus robur chromosome 10, dhQueRobu3.1, whole genome shotgun sequence genome contains:
- the LOC126701694 gene encoding zinc finger BED domain-containing protein RICESLEEPER 1-like, whose amino-acid sequence is METNTNEPSVQTPAATEDDGAIPTPQVEDSAATQAEAAAASELPPVPPCQVSMTAPVSGVCSGRKKSVVWGHFEKVKIGEGDTSKTKAICNYCQKSYNADSKSCGTSNLLAHMPICPKNPNREDVVRGQKTLAFVPKKDGEDGFHLVSTSFSVEASRKALAEMVIIDELPFRYVEGYGFKKFVSTLQPKLRLKDIPSRQTVARDVIGIYNSEREKLRKSLKGCRVCLTTDTWTSIQNLNYMCLTCHFIDDAWKLHKRILNFCQVEDHKGETIGRKIEMSLREWGIDGIFTLTVDNASSNLTTIKFLQRVTKDWNGAVLGNEYMHMRCCAHILNLIVGEGLKEIDASVAKVREAVRYVKSSPNRSQTFRSFMERLGMESKSLLSLDVPTRWNSTYIMLETAEKFEKVFLRMDFEDDGYSSYFRTKEDSGGLGSPCMTDFQNCRAFVTFLRLFYNATKKFSGSLYVTSNAFYDEIFVIQESISSLVKSQNTLLKSTATNMQTKFEKYWGEGDKINPLLYVAVVFDPRKKLRFLKFSFSEIYGNAVAEVMVDKVKDLLFKLYNFYTSIHSPNVQDQSGSERTELETDASDPYVMVHSRYERFLQVEQSVGCSNELERYLAENCDGRKDANFEILEWWRENCNRYQVLSKVVKNVLAVPVSTVASESAFSTGGRIVDPFRSALSPLMVQNLVCSQNWLQATVPISHRQSRDDVEALEEELLDLVLNEQPTANTSSSKGSTSGKRPLISIDD